Proteins found in one Methanofollis sp. genomic segment:
- a CDS encoding NrdH-redoxin, whose translation MADYPQFIVYTLECCPHCELLKDYLTARGYPFVEEDMSSAESLTELRVNGVFVNEAPVLRCGEDDFYTSSDLFEKGLLREDVVDRIAAGE comes from the coding sequence ATGGCTGATTATCCGCAATTCATCGTATATACTCTCGAATGCTGTCCGCACTGCGAACTCCTGAAGGACTATCTCACGGCACGGGGCTATCCCTTCGTCGAGGAGGACATGTCCTCAGCCGAATCACTCACCGAACTACGGGTGAACGGCGTCTTTGTGAACGAGGCGCCTGTCCTGCGGTGCGGTGAAGACGATTTTTACACCTCTTCCGACCTCTTCGAGAAGGGCCTTCTGCGGGAGGACGTCGTCGACCGGATTGCCGCGGGTGAGTGA
- the thpR gene encoding RNA 2',3'-cyclic phosphodiesterase, which yields MVRAFVAIELSDEVRESLRAAQDRLRMSTARLSLVNPALAHITLKFLGEVEQERIGAVEDALRGVKGRAYPLTVGGVGGNNPGRPRVVWCAVDDGGETARLADRVEKALGPLGFPREKRAFTPHVTLARVKEFDPSLLELVQELAATGMGTCTIDRIVLKESTLTPTGPVYETLLEVPLGEE from the coding sequence ATGGTGCGGGCTTTTGTCGCGATCGAACTCTCTGACGAGGTCAGGGAGAGCCTGCGCGCGGCGCAGGACCGGCTCCGCATGAGCACGGCCAGGCTGAGCCTGGTGAACCCGGCGCTGGCGCACATCACGCTCAAGTTCCTCGGCGAGGTGGAACAGGAGCGGATCGGGGCCGTGGAGGACGCCCTGCGCGGCGTGAAGGGGAGGGCGTACCCCCTGACTGTCGGCGGCGTCGGCGGGAACAACCCCGGGCGGCCGCGGGTTGTCTGGTGCGCGGTGGACGACGGCGGAGAGACCGCACGTCTGGCCGATAGGGTCGAAAAGGCTCTCGGCCCTCTCGGTTTCCCGCGGGAGAAGCGGGCCTTCACGCCCCATGTCACCCTGGCGCGGGTGAAAGAGTTCGACCCGTCCCTGCTCGAATTGGTCCAGGAACTTGCCGCGACCGGGATGGGCACCTGCACGATCGACCGTATCGTCCTGAAAGAATCGACCCTGACCCCCACGGGCCCGGTCTACGAGACTCTTCTGGAGGTGCCTCTCGGTG